In Humulus lupulus chromosome 6, drHumLupu1.1, whole genome shotgun sequence, a single genomic region encodes these proteins:
- the LOC133785666 gene encoding uncharacterized protein LOC133785666, whose product MNDMNDDFGVTMGYTKAWRSREKALLLVRGNPDDSYQKLPIYLYMLKQANPGTVTHLLTDNEDRFKYMYIDFSNSIKASTLDPNNNIFVLAFGIADLENDNSWLWFFSKLRDTYGEPEGLAIVSDRHKSIENAVHIVYPNAFHGACMYHLLNNLKSKYGNHGEELQMNFIAAAKAYTKTKCEHYMRSLDRLDRRIRPYLEKAKYETLARSYSPTKRYTMMTSNIAELHNAALKAARNLPIDILVECLRCLVQKWVWNNSNNANGAFTKVSTATENELRHDIVSKMKYEVLPFNPIEYQVCDEKGTNFTVNIHNRTCTCNRFQEDEMSCGHAVVVIAKRNLGVYDYCAKFYKIETLKAMYEENVHPLSHKDE is encoded by the exons ATGAATGACATGAATGATGACTTTGGAGTAACCATGGGATACACAAAAGCATGGAGATCAAGAGAAAAAGCTTTGCTTCTAGTAAGAGGGAACCCCGATGATTCATATCAAAAGTTGCCAATTTATCTTTACATGTTGAAGCAAGCAAATCCAGGAACAGTAACACATCTACTCACAGACAATGAAGATAGATTCAAATACATGTACATAGatttctctaactcaatcaaag CATCAACATTAGATCCAAACAACAACATTTTTGTCTTGGCTTTTGGAATAGCAGACTTAGAAAATGATAACTCTTGGCTTTGGTTCTTCTCCAAACTAAGAGACACATATGGAGAACCCGAAG gATTGGCTATTGTTTCCGACAGACACAAGAGCATAGAGAATGCAGTACATATAGTGTACCCAAATGCGTTCCATGGAGCTTGCATGTATCACTTGCTCAATAATTTGAAAAGCAAGTATGGAAACCATGGAGAAGAGCTACAAATGAATTTCATTGCAGCAGCAAAAGCATACACAAAAACAAAATGTGAACACTACATGAGAAGCCTTGATAGACTTGACAGACGCATCAGACCCTATTTAGAGAAAGCCAAGTATGAAACTTTGGCAAGATCATACTCACCAACAAAAAGATACACCATGATGACATCCAACATCGCAGAATTGCATAACGCTGCACTAAAAGCTGCAAGAAATCTCCCTATTGATATCTTGGTTGAATGTCTTAGATGTTTGGTTCAAAAGTGGGTTTGGAACAATTCAAATAATGCAAATGGAGCATTCACAAAAGTCTCTACAGCAACAGAAAATGAGTTGAGACATGACATTGTTTCAAAAATGAAGTATGAG GTCTTGCCTTTCAACCCAATAGAATATCAAGTTTGTGATGAAAAGGGGACCAATTTCACAGTAAATATACACAATAGAACATGTACATGTAATAGGTTTCAAGAAGATGAAATGTCTTGTGGGCATGCAGTAGTTGTAATTGCAAAGAGAAACTTGGGAGTGTATGATTACTGTGCAAAGTTTTACAAAATAGAAACTTTGAAAGCAATGTATGAAGAAAATGTTCATCCTTTGTCCCATAAAGATGAATAG